Part of the Pelmatolapia mariae isolate MD_Pm_ZW linkage group LG3_W, Pm_UMD_F_2, whole genome shotgun sequence genome is shown below.
gagtttcaaacatcaactgattgaatccatgaatctgaaaaggtgtttgtgagtgaaagagacagacatgtacagactgaactatctgttcaacagtcagagtgtttctctaacaggagacactctttacactcaactcagcacagggacactgaggaactAGATCCAATacaaaacccaggataaagagtttgagtgaatgtggtgttgaaggtgtggaggtggatcagagtgtcagaggataCTCTGTAGAaagacagagtgccagcaggacagtccacatacactgctactctgttagagacagaggaggaggaggagatgtaTGTTACTTTGTTATTGTGCCAGACACAACTAGGACGAACTTCATAGCAGAACAGATTCCAGGACTCATCATTCCATCCAAACATACAGTCGTCactgtttcctttccttctgatgcttctgtaactcactgatatataaatgtttcttctccactcgacctcccagtaacagcgaccagtcaaaCCATTTTCACACAGCAGCTGTTcatgaacatcaaatctgtctggatgatcaggatatgactgaaccttcttcacacgtgtcaccttcctgtttttgtgagacagttggagctttctgtgtactgtgtttgtgtcgattgtgagttgacaggaatctgatggaaagaacaaacacaatccagctgcagttattgatcatctgttcattgattgactcctgacatcagagatgtgaatgagtgatgtgacagtttgaagatggttgaatgtgtgctactttgttttcatgaatcacaataaaaacacacttacacttcctcagacctggtctcaaccatcggactccagctggctccaccctgaaaggaagGTTTAGGAAGTGTGAAATCCAGAACATCCCGACTCAACAACTCTTTCTTCCCCACTGCTATCAGACTCCTGAACAGCTGACCTACCTCAGCTGCAATTGCACATCAGGACACTTTTTGTACTTATTTATCTTGCATTATTTTTTATCCTTATTTTTGTCTTGTTCTTTTAACCCTTACCTAACTTGACATTTGTGTATGGACAGCAAaggaagaatttcattgcacagagaaatgctaTTTCTTCTGTACATACGATAATAAACAATTTGAATGTTAAATCTTGAAACTTGAATCTAGGGTGAGGGTAGCGACATAGCTCAACTGGTAAAtcgagagcttcgcttttacactcagctctctcttcaccaagATGGACCAGTACAtcgtccacatcactgcagccgtgaacaagaccccgagatacttaaagtCCTTCACTCAAGGCAGGAACTCATCCATGACCCGGAGTGGCACTGCActcttttccagctgaggactatggcctcagatttggacaTGCTTATTCTCATACCCACTGCCTCTCATACCCACAGGAACAGTTcgccctgcccgggatagggttaccaaTGCcctgccctggagccaggcccaggGAGGGTGCCGAAGGGTGAGCGTCTAGTGGCAGGGCCTTAGTCTCTGGGGCCCAGCCGGGCACAGCCTGAAAGGGGGAGatgggcccatcctcctgcgcaattgcgcactgctggcacggtctctaccgaaaaaaaaatgtgcattgcgcacaaaaaaaaacattctaacctgaattggaattaaatacgttaacaattctgttttgcagtgttagtcagtaagtgactggctgcttcCGTATGGGTTTAGAacaatgccaccttatcccatagtccagccaatcgCGCGATTCACATTTGTATATAcacagctaatcaacgtcgctGACAGGCTACGCCTGGGTATGTGATACTGTTAGCAAGCACAGAATATTAGCCAACAACTCATTTATTTCCATCATTTCTTTCAACTTTCACCACACCCTTTCAACTTTCAACTTTTCTTATCTCTGATTCAAAGCAGACTGCTGGGTCCATGGTATTCCACCCCTCCTGAAAAGGTGCCTTCTTTCAGGCACATACATCAGTCTGTCCACTGTCATTCTTTCTATGACTTCCCCTAGATGAGAAGTTAGAGCTGTGGACCTATAACCTTTGGTCTTTGTGGGGTCCTTCTTGTGGTTTCATAACTGGAATTATTATGAGCTTTTTCCAGCTTTCTGACATATTCTATTGTCGAAGAGCAGCAGAGCATTCAGTCCTTCATCCTTTCTCTATCCTCAGCCATGTTTCCTGTACTCAGGTAACATGTGAAAAACTGcctctgccagtttcttctgCTCAGTCTTTGAtgttttcttcactttcttcATCAGGTATTTCGACACACTTTTCAGAAGGCAGCAACACCTTCTGTACTCTGCTATTCCACACATCTAGTTCCAGCTGGTCACAAGCACTGGCTGCTTTCTTTGTCAGAACCTTAGAAAAACAGGCAAGGGTACCCGTCCAGACCTATACAGCTGTCGGTGAGTACCTCTACCACCATTTCTTTACAAGTCTGTAATTCTTAATCCAAATCCTTAATCTGAAAAACAACCATCAGCAGCAATACCAGTAACAATTCAAAAAGCCACCAATCCTGACACCAATCACCCACTGTCCAATCAGCTTGTCTCTCACCAACCAAACACTCCCTCTCCTCTCTATATTTCCTTTTTCCTCATTTCCTCTCTATACAAAGATTAATGTTCAATATCCTGAGATATCTACAAGTtgttcctgcagaagttcttcCTGGAGACCTCAAACATTAAAACCCCTTATTGATCAGTTCATGTCACATGAACCAACAAGAGGTAAGTGAACGAGGGACActggaaatgtttccagctcttcctcctctatcagacatCCTCTTCATACCtaagagtgtccagtctccagcctggttccttcagtccagccgacagcagcttaattcctgagtctcctggatgattgtaggtcaggtccagctctctcagatgggaggggttggagctcagagctgaggccagagaagtacagccttcaTCTGTTATCAGACAGCccgacagactgcagacacacaacacaacatcAATTCAagttaactttatttataagtgACAATTCCCAACAGACAACAACATCCATCTCAAGCTGTTTAACAGTTTAAGGTAACACCCTATAATATTAGAAAAACAGCTCAAAGCATCAGACAATCCACTGTGAGCAGCATTTGGTGATGGTGgaaaggaagaactcccttttacaGAAAGATGAAATAGCCTCCAGGAGGACCATCTACCATAATTGGCTGCAGGGTGAGCGGAAACAGAAGAGATGAGCTCAGAGAGACAACAACAATACACAAGCaaaggagagagaagacaaaagatAAGGACGTACAGTAGTGACTTCTGAAAGCATCAtgagtgaaaagaggggaatGGAAAAGAAAGCAGAGCATCATGGGACATTTGAAATGAAGTCAGCACACTCAGTACAGATAGTGCAAGAAATATGATGGCTGCTGCCAAATACATCTGGTGAAAAAATTCAAAGTCTGACCTGAGACTTTccattttacagtgtggactCTTCATTTCAGCAGACAGAaacttcactcctgaatcctgcaggtcagaGTTACTCAGGTTCAGCTCTCTCAAACtagaggactgggagctgaggaCTGAGAACAGAGCTTCATAGCCTCTCTCTGAGAATTTGCAATGGCTTAGtcttccaaaaacaaaaaaagaaaagaaaagaaaagaaagaaagaaagacattaACCAAAGCCTATTGCTAAAGTGCAATGAGGGTGCACTAAAGCAGTATGCAGttcagttttggtttttttggttttttgtttttttaaagaaaccttCATTCCTTAATAAGATAAAACAAATGGATGACACTGACCTTTACTGGTATACTTTGATTAAAAAGTATTCCTTTATTTTATTAGCATATTATTATTGCTTAATTCTACCAATTGATGAAAACCCCAATATCCCTTGATCTCACCTCAGGATATTTAGTTTACAGATTGGATTTCTTAGTCCAGCAGAAAGAAGCTTTACTGACGAATCCTGTAGgttgttgttactcaggtccagctctctcagactagaggactgggAGCCCAGAACTGAGGATAAAGCTTCATAACTTCCCTCGGACAAATTACAGAGATTCAATCTGGgggaaaataatatttttaaaagtacttGTTGGTTTAGGTTATAGAGATTAGAAATGTGTCAGATTATCATAACTTTGGAATAAATgatctctcactctctctttctcaaatATATTtagtaaaaacaacaataaaagctAACCTTGATTTCATTAGAATTCTAACTGACTACTTATGTTAATTCCTGAAGAATTCAGAAATTTACATGACCTGACCTGAGCATTTCCAGTGTACACTGTGGACTCTCCACTGTAGCAGACAGAAGCCTCAGTCCTGAATCTGGCAGAGTGTTGATACTCAGGTCCATTTCTCTCAGAAAAGAGGACTGAGAGCAGAGAGCTGAGGATAGCGCTTCACAGCCTCTCTCTGAGAGATCAGGGATGCACAGCCTAAAAAAggaatacaaacacacacacacaaaaaatgttttaaaattgtcATTTGATCACATACTGTTTGTGATTAATTGAAATTACTTCATATGTTGAACCTTTACTAAAAAgtcaaatgtcagtgtgcattaCTATTTATGGTTGACTGACAAACTGATGGCTGATGGCTGATTGGATAACAGACCTTTGCAGGCAGAGCAGTCCTCGCCCAGCACTTGACATCATaccagttcaattttattttgtttttatagcgCCAAATATATTACGGTAATATTACCGTACTGTGTGTGTACAAGGACCACAAATGACACCTGTTCAGTGAcgtggttacaaagaggatttcaaactctaGGCTGTCAatcacgcagtagaacttgggaacaaagcagctgtgaaatctgtctgtctttgttattatgctcagcgtcttttagtttacattttgactgcacattTGTGAGCTTTTTGCTATGCACAAAagcaacattgttttcttttatttatggagcattattatttaataaatgctaataatttatttttcagtaaTTTTTTCAAGTACATTGTCAATAGAATGTAATGtcagtataatcttttaatTATATAAGTTTACTTATGTtagaatgctgcatgtaatcgtttgtgtttagaagtatgtagttgatagtatattgaaagaatgtctcatcctaggaggttTGTGTGGATTCCAGAGCATTCTGGTATTCACCCCCCACATTCTTGAGCATGGAAGAGGTCATGTCTTCTCctattgttttatggtataggacacctactctgtatctggTTAAGCATAAGTGctttttgtttagatggaccgCTAGGCTCCTGGCACCAGCTTGGGGAGTCTTCACAGGttcaaataacacacacacctaaacatccacattccaATGTAAAGAACAAACACCTACTGCTGTATAAAATAAAGGCCAGAGCAGTCTCAGAGCGCGAGCCTCACAGTCCATACTCTTAGTGCGAGTTCTCTGAGCTGCCCTTGCATACAAGTGAATCTGTATTTCTCCTCTCTAATTCTTAACTGCGTGtcttagaataaatctcttgacatacatctatgctgtatgttaataaaagtgcctgtgtgacatctgggacacagctttgactaagaactctctttttattagggctgtgcgatatgaccaaaatctcatatcccgatataagaattctatcgtcccgataacgatataaatcacaaaaatgtaacattttctgtaaattctgtgaatctcgggcagctcgaattgcgggaagtgtttccagctgcgcgtcatgtagctggagtcgagtgttttaaccgatgcatgaaacgatacatttttagacataagttgtaacggccgccgttttctttgtgagtatttattacacggcgtgctgcggggaaaagcctgttctaacgttttagtctaaggtttattttttaacacctggcggctcttttttacttctcatccgtaaataatctgctctttcacgtgattcagtttattttgaaaagtctcaacaggatcttgagctttattgtgaaaggtttatgtggaacataaacaagcggacacgcgatgctgttaccgtcgttgttgctaaccacaacgcataaaaacaggcgcttgtccgttcgtagtgtggttatattaaatataagagaaagagagaactttaagaaattaatatagccactacagtgaccgtcaaaacgatgaaaaaatattgccgtaaacagcttattttgcgacaccacgaaacaaacgatagtgtaaaatgaaacgatagacgtttttatatcatcatccgatatatatcgttatatcgaacagccctactttttatttttactttatggctttaaaaaaattatcaagatatatatcgtatattgccatccagctaaaaactATCGAGAAATAAAATTTTGggccatatcgcccagtcctaggACTGAGCACATATTTactcacagagctttgttggaggctttgactaCTGGCAGCAGCcacagaagagcctcctctgaagcagagtatttctgcaGGTCAAATACATCCAGATCTTCTTCTGATGatagtaagatgaagaccagagctgaccactgagcaggagacagtttatatGTGCAGAGATTTCCTGaactcagggactgttggatctcctccactagagaacgatcattcagttcattcagacagtggaagagattgatgcttttctctgcagacagatccTCACTAAacttct
Proteins encoded:
- the LOC134624164 gene encoding stonustoxin subunit beta-like, which gives rise to MKSPHCKMESLSLSGCLITDEGCTSLASALSSNPSHLRELDLTYNHPGDSGIKLLSAGLKEPGWRLDTLRVEPAGVRWLRPGLRKYSCQLTIDTNTVHRKLQLSHKNRKVTRVKKVQSYPDHPDRFDVHEQLLCENGLTGRCYWEVEWRRNIYISVSYRSIRRKGNSDDCMFGWNDESWNLFCYEVRPSCVWHNNKVTYISSSSSVSNRVAVYVDCPAGTLSFYRVSSDTLIHLHTFNTTFTQTLYPGFCIGSSSSVSLC